From the Oncorhynchus nerka isolate Pitt River linkage group LG20, Oner_Uvic_2.0, whole genome shotgun sequence genome, one window contains:
- the LOC115103157 gene encoding GRB10-interacting GYF protein 2-like isoform X5, producing MYCHVTHSQPSCGNGERATHNSNTNKPCAVSKSREVLGRMAETQTLNFGPEWLRALSGGGHGGGSSSSVATSPPLSPAMPKYKLADYRYGREEMLALYVKDREIPVDLHDKDFLPILQEEPLPPLALVAFTEEEQRNFSMSVNSAAVLRLMGRGGGPVGPGAPRGRSTSRGRGRGRGDGGFYQRSFDDVEGGFGRGGREMHRSQSWEERGDRRFEKPGRKEPEVAPTHFLMNHIRANYEEVGTSVGGLPVRKHDFTRSESENWRTSRDEVNDGPRSAGWREAHPGEQPRQRRLPFDAREDERGYRHPPSASGSLEEDGGGSLPEWCLEDAEEETGTFDSSGAFLSLKVRKAPKEPILEEAELDFRPLEECDEALEEDGHPRETKDTDGEARREPIRKQDVGRTIEAAPPAPSPTEPLPPSQPDRVEEPEGPLEKPLERPPAPEDRPEGNKVPLHTPMSNTMLDSLSIPHTVAHTLTVSAPSSTIQMQQKPLDVPVPAPLPFSASLRPQSTSTMAPNNMATSMGLMAPIGRPTAMPPHHTMDEDEGLKHFEQEAEKMVAYLQDGDDRLAAKSSATKPAGLPLTHEAALKWFYKDPQGEIQGPFSNPEMTEWFQAGYFTMTLLVKRGCDEVFQPLGEIIKMWGRVPFAPGPAPPPLLGDAGDQERLKRQQELTALNLYQLQQLQYQYLLRQQYAQALAQQKAQALSSAPHQQQQQQQQQINLLLQQYQALKMRSAENTTSESLLPPVTRSMSVPESQGSVWEMQNTSQASCTSNIQQPTPSAWEGSSVWDLPIDSMAQAPTIEQMQNLEKNKAAKLELERGEAELSAKREEEEHKRQEEEQLARQKQEEALKRQRKQQQEEAQRQQKEEEEERHAQEEALRRLEERRREEEEERKQREEFLRKQEEERRKQEELEALRRHEEEKRQEEEEAAAAVALVRQQQEEAKRREQEAARQQELARQRQQQQEALRRLQQQQQLAQMKLPSSSKWGQQSAVTAAAISQSQNALSLAEIQKVEEERERQAREEQRRQQAEHLKLLQQQALQEARNPQAKLSGWGSVAKQPATTKSLLEIQREEAQQVKQRKEQGAGGQQPSHPTVTQQNRAQNRATTALSPSVWGSVATSGGAPNWGGDSSIWGDSTNSNMGFWEEEVAQAPPPARKPNAQKNNKGNANLSSRANKKVEEEEKLLKLFQGVNKRQQDGFMQWCEKTLHTLNTANNLDVPTFASFLKEVDSPYEVHDYVRAYLGDTSEAKEFAKQFLERRAKQNANQQKAPPAPQNQQPTLKQQQQDSMWGVSGTGSPLYQSNHTSLQQQARFETVTSGKKKKKQKMVRADPSLLGFSVNAASERLNMGEIETVEDF from the exons AAGTTCTAGGAAGAATGGCAGAAACTCAGACACTCAACTTCGGACCAGAATG GCTCCGGGCCCTGTCTGGCGGTGGCCATGggggtggtagcagcagtagcgTTGCCACCTCGCCACCTCTCTCACCTGCAATGCCAAAGTATAAACTTGCAGACTACCGCTACGGGAGAGAAGAAATGCTAGCACTTTATGTTAAGGATAGGGAG ATCCCTGTAGACCTGCACGATAAGGATTTTCTGCCCATTTTACAAGAGGAGCCCCTGCCACCACTGGCACTTGTAGCATTTACAGAGGAAGAGCAG aGAAATTTTTCCATGTCTGTAAACAGTGCAGCTGTGCTCAGgctgatggggagaggagggggtcctGTTGGGCCAGGGGCGCCGAGGGGTCGAAGTACCTCACGGGGTCGAG GTCGgggtagaggagatggagggtTTTACCAAAGAAGTTTTGATGACGTGGAAGGAGGCTTTGGACGCGGGGGCAGGGAGATGCACCGCTCccagagctgggaggagag GGGAGACCGAAGGTTTGAAAAGCCAGGTCGAAAAGAGCCAG AAGTTGCTCCTACCCACTTCCTGATGAATCATA TCCGTGCTAACTACGAGGAGGTTGGGACCAGTGTGGGGGGCCTGCCAGTGAGGAAGCATGACTTCACGCGTTCGGAGAGTGAGAACTGGCGCACGTCCCGGGATGAAGTGAATG ACGGGCCGCGGTCGGCAGGGTGGCGAGAGGCCCACCCAGGGGAGCAGCCGAGGCAGCGCAGGCTCCCTTTCGATGCCAGGGAGGACGAGCGCGGCTACAGGCATCCCCCATCGGCCAGCGGCAGcctggaggaggatggagggggcagCCTGCCAGAGTGGTGTCTGGAGGACGCTGAAGAGGAGACGGGCACCTTCGACTCCTCTGGAGCCTTCCTTTCGCTCAAGGTTCGA AAAGCTCCCAAGGAGCCCATCCTGGAGGAGGCAGAGCTGGACTTCAGACCCCTGGAGGAATGTGACGAGGCTCTGGAGGAGGACGGACACCCCCGGGAGACCAAAGACACAGACGGAGAGGCCAGGAGAGAGCCCATCAGAAAACAGG ATGTGGGGAGAACGATAGAGGCGGcgccccctgctccctctcctacTGAGCCCCTGCCCCCCAGCCAGCCCGATAGAGTAGAGGAACCTGAGGGGCCATTGGAGAAGCCACTTGAGCGACCCCCTGCCCCGGAAGACAGGCCAGAGGGCAACAAAGTCCCCCTGCACACCCCTATGTCCAACACAATGCtggactctctctccatcccccacacTGTTGCACACACTCTCACAG TGTCGGCCCCGTCGTCCACCATCCAGATGCAGCAGAAGCCCCTGGATGTTCCCGTGCCCGCCCCGCTGCCCTTCAGTGCTAGCCTCAGGCCCCAGAGCACGTCTACCATGGCTCCTAACAATATGGCCACCAGCATGGGCCTCATGGCGCCCATCGGAAGGCCCACGGCCAtgccaccacaccacactatgGATGAAGATGAGGGACTGAAGCACTTTGAACAG GAGGCAGAGAAGATGGTGGCGTATCTACAGGACGGTGATGACCGGCTGGCTGCCAAGAGCTCAGCTACCAAACCAGCCGGCCTGCCACTCACACACGAGGCTGCTCTGAAGTGGTTTTATAAAGACCCccagggagagatacagg gTCCTTTCAGTAACCCGGAGATGACAGAGTGGTTCCAGGCGGGCTACTTCACCATGACCCTGCTGGTGAAGAGAGGCTGTGACGAGGTCTTCCAGCCCCTGGGTGAGATCATCAAGATGTGGGGCAGGGTGCCCTTCGCCCCCGGTCCAGCACCGCCACCCCTACTG GGTGATGCCGGGGACCAGGAGCGTCTGAAGCGGCAGCAGGAGCTGACGGCCCTCAACCTGTACCAGCTGCAGCAGCTGCAGTACCAGTACCTTTTGAGGCAGCAGTACGCCCAAGCCCTGGCCCAGCAGAAAGCCCAGGCCCTCAGCTCAGCAccacaccagcagcagcagcaacagcagcagcagatcAACCTCCTCCTCCAGCAATACCAGGCCCTCAAGATGAGGTCAGCAGAAAACAC AACATCTGAGTCTCTCTTACCTCCTGTGACTCGGTCCATGTCCGTACCAGAATCCCAGGGTTCTGTGTGGGAAATGCAGAACACCTCTCAGGCCTCCTGCACATCAAACATCCAGCAACCCACACCCAGTG CGTGGGAGGGCAGCAGTGTGTGGGATCTGCCCATAGACTCCATGGCCCAGGCCCCCACCATAGAACAGATGCAAAACCTAGAGAAGAATAAGGCTGCCAAG CTGGAGCTGGAGCGGGGTGAGGCAGAGCTGAGTgccaagagggaggaggaggaacacaaACGCCAGGAGGAGGAGCAGCTAGCACGTCAGAAACAG GAGGAGGCATTGAAGAGGCAGcggaagcagcagcaggaggaggcaCAGCGCCaacagaaagaggaggaagaggaacggCATGCGCAGGAGGAGGCCCTCcgcagactggaggagaggaggagggaggaggaggaggagaggaagcaaAGGGAAGAGTTCCTCCGCAAACAG GAGGAGGAGCGCCGAAAGCAGGAGGAGCTGGAGGCCCTGAGGAGGCATGAGGAAGAGAAGcggcaagaggaggaggaggcagcggCTGCGGTAGCTTTGGTACGGCAACAGCAGGAGGAGGCGAAAAGGAGGGAGCAGGAGGCGGCGAGGCAGCAGGAGCTAGCcagacagaggcagcagcagcaggaggcgcTCCGCCGactacagcagcaacagcagctagCCCAGATGAAG CTGCCGTCTTCCTCTAAGTGGGGCCAGCAGTCAGCAGTCACGGCAGCAGCCATCTCTCAGTCCCAGAACGCGCTGTCGCTCGCTGAGATCCAGAaagtggaagaggagagagaacgacagGCACGAGAGGAG CAGCGGCGCCAGCAGGCGGAGCACCTGAAGCTCCTGCAGCAGCAGGCCCTGCAGGAGGCCCGGAATCCCCAGGCCAAGCTCTCTGGCTGGGGAAGCGTGGCCAAGCAGCCGGCCACGACGAAGTCCCTGCtggagatccagagagaggaggcCCAGCAGGTGAAGCAGAGGAAGGAGCAGGGGGCTGGGGGCCAGCAGCCCAGTCACCCCACAGTCACCCAGCAGAACCGTGCCCAGAACAGAGCT ACCACCGCTCTGAGCCCCTCAGTGTGGGGCTCGGTGGCCACCAGCGGCGGGGCTCCTAACTGGGGCGGTGACAGCAGCATCTGGGGCGACAGCACCAACTCCAACATGGGCTtctgggaggaggaggtggcCCAGGCCCCACCCCCCGCCAGGAAGCCCAACGCTCAGAAGAACAACAAGGGCAACGCCAACCTCAG CAGTCGGGCCAATaagaaggtggaggaggaggagaagctgCTGAAGTTGTTCCAGGGGGTTAATAAGAGACAGCAGGATGGCTTCATGCAGTGGTGTGAGAAGACCCTGCACACCCTCAACACTGCCAACAACCTggatg TCCCGACATTTGCATCCTTCCTGAAGGAGGTGGACAGTCCGTACGAGGTGCACGACTACGTGCGCGCCTACCTGGGGGACACGTCCGAGGCCAAGGAGTTTGCCAAACAGTTCCTGGAGCGCCGTGCCAAGCAGAATGCCAACCAACAGAAAGCGCCCCCGGCCCCGCAGAACCAGCAACCAACACTAAAACAGCAAcagcag GATTCAATGTGGGGTGTAAGCGGGACAGGCTCTCCTCTGTACCAGTCAAACCACACCAGCCTCCAGCAGCAGGCACGCTTTGAGACAGTCAcctcagggaagaagaagaaaaagcagaAGATGGTCCGGGCAGACCCCAGCCTGCTAG GTTTTTCTGTGAACGCGGCGTCTGAGAGGTTGAATATGGGTGAGATCGAGACGGTGGAGGACTTTTAA
- the LOC115103157 gene encoding GRB10-interacting GYF protein 2-like isoform X8, giving the protein MYCHVTHSQPSCGNGERATHNSNTNKPCAVSKSREVLGRMAETQTLNFGPEWLRALSGGGHGGGSSSSVATSPPLSPAMPKYKLADYRYGREEMLALYVKDREIPVDLHDKDFLPILQEEPLPPLALVAFTEEEQRNFSMSVNSAAVLRLMGRGGGPVGPGAPRGRSTSRGRGRGRGDGGFYQRSFDDVEGGFGRGGREMHRSQSWEERGDRRFEKPGRKEPEVAPTHFLMNHIRANYEEVGTSVGGLPVRKHDFTRSESENWRTSRDEVNDGPRSAGWREAHPGEQPRQRRLPFDAREDERGYRHPPSASGSLEEDGGGSLPEWCLEDAEEETGTFDSSGAFLSLKKAPKEPILEEAELDFRPLEECDEALEEDGHPRETKDTDGEARREPIRKQDVGRTIEAAPPAPSPTEPLPPSQPDRVEEPEGPLEKPLERPPAPEDRPEGNKVPLHTPMSNTMLDSLSIPHTVAHTLTVSAPSSTIQMQQKPLDVPVPAPLPFSASLRPQSTSTMAPNNMATSMGLMAPIGRPTAMPPHHTMDEDEGLKHFEQEAEKMVAYLQDGDDRLAAKSSATKPAGLPLTHEAALKWFYKDPQGEIQGPFSNPEMTEWFQAGYFTMTLLVKRGCDEVFQPLGEIIKMWGRVPFAPGPAPPPLLGDAGDQERLKRQQELTALNLYQLQQLQYQYLLRQQYAQALAQQKAQALSSAPHQQQQQQQQQINLLLQQYQALKMRSAENTTSESLLPPVTRSMSVPESQGSVWEMQNTSQASCTSNIQQPTPSAWEGSSVWDLPIDSMAQAPTIEQMQNLEKNKAAKLELERGEAELSAKREEEEHKRQEEEQLARQKQEEALKRQRKQQQEEAQRQQKEEEEERHAQEEALRRLEERRREEEEERKQREEFLRKQEEERRKQEELEALRRHEEEKRQEEEEAAAAVALVRQQQEEAKRREQEAARQQELARQRQQQQEALRRLQQQQQLAQMKLPSSSKWGQQSAVTAAAISQSQNALSLAEIQKVEEERERQAREEQRRQQAEHLKLLQQQALQEARNPQAKLSGWGSVAKQPATTKSLLEIQREEAQQVKQRKEQGAGGQQPSHPTVTQQNRAQNRATTALSPSVWGSVATSGGAPNWGGDSSIWGDSTNSNMGFWEEEVAQAPPPARKPNAQKNNKGNANLSSRANKKVEEEEKLLKLFQGVNKRQQDGFMQWCEKTLHTLNTANNLDVPTFASFLKEVDSPYEVHDYVRAYLGDTSEAKEFAKQFLERRAKQNANQQKAPPAPQNQQPTLKQQQQDSMWGVSGTGSPLYQSNHTSLQQQARFETVTSGKKKKKQKMVRADPSLLGFSVNAASERLNMGEIETVEDF; this is encoded by the exons AAGTTCTAGGAAGAATGGCAGAAACTCAGACACTCAACTTCGGACCAGAATG GCTCCGGGCCCTGTCTGGCGGTGGCCATGggggtggtagcagcagtagcgTTGCCACCTCGCCACCTCTCTCACCTGCAATGCCAAAGTATAAACTTGCAGACTACCGCTACGGGAGAGAAGAAATGCTAGCACTTTATGTTAAGGATAGGGAG ATCCCTGTAGACCTGCACGATAAGGATTTTCTGCCCATTTTACAAGAGGAGCCCCTGCCACCACTGGCACTTGTAGCATTTACAGAGGAAGAGCAG aGAAATTTTTCCATGTCTGTAAACAGTGCAGCTGTGCTCAGgctgatggggagaggagggggtcctGTTGGGCCAGGGGCGCCGAGGGGTCGAAGTACCTCACGGGGTCGAG GTCGgggtagaggagatggagggtTTTACCAAAGAAGTTTTGATGACGTGGAAGGAGGCTTTGGACGCGGGGGCAGGGAGATGCACCGCTCccagagctgggaggagag GGGAGACCGAAGGTTTGAAAAGCCAGGTCGAAAAGAGCCAG AAGTTGCTCCTACCCACTTCCTGATGAATCATA TCCGTGCTAACTACGAGGAGGTTGGGACCAGTGTGGGGGGCCTGCCAGTGAGGAAGCATGACTTCACGCGTTCGGAGAGTGAGAACTGGCGCACGTCCCGGGATGAAGTGAATG ACGGGCCGCGGTCGGCAGGGTGGCGAGAGGCCCACCCAGGGGAGCAGCCGAGGCAGCGCAGGCTCCCTTTCGATGCCAGGGAGGACGAGCGCGGCTACAGGCATCCCCCATCGGCCAGCGGCAGcctggaggaggatggagggggcagCCTGCCAGAGTGGTGTCTGGAGGACGCTGAAGAGGAGACGGGCACCTTCGACTCCTCTGGAGCCTTCCTTTCGCTCAAG AAAGCTCCCAAGGAGCCCATCCTGGAGGAGGCAGAGCTGGACTTCAGACCCCTGGAGGAATGTGACGAGGCTCTGGAGGAGGACGGACACCCCCGGGAGACCAAAGACACAGACGGAGAGGCCAGGAGAGAGCCCATCAGAAAACAGG ATGTGGGGAGAACGATAGAGGCGGcgccccctgctccctctcctacTGAGCCCCTGCCCCCCAGCCAGCCCGATAGAGTAGAGGAACCTGAGGGGCCATTGGAGAAGCCACTTGAGCGACCCCCTGCCCCGGAAGACAGGCCAGAGGGCAACAAAGTCCCCCTGCACACCCCTATGTCCAACACAATGCtggactctctctccatcccccacacTGTTGCACACACTCTCACAG TGTCGGCCCCGTCGTCCACCATCCAGATGCAGCAGAAGCCCCTGGATGTTCCCGTGCCCGCCCCGCTGCCCTTCAGTGCTAGCCTCAGGCCCCAGAGCACGTCTACCATGGCTCCTAACAATATGGCCACCAGCATGGGCCTCATGGCGCCCATCGGAAGGCCCACGGCCAtgccaccacaccacactatgGATGAAGATGAGGGACTGAAGCACTTTGAACAG GAGGCAGAGAAGATGGTGGCGTATCTACAGGACGGTGATGACCGGCTGGCTGCCAAGAGCTCAGCTACCAAACCAGCCGGCCTGCCACTCACACACGAGGCTGCTCTGAAGTGGTTTTATAAAGACCCccagggagagatacagg gTCCTTTCAGTAACCCGGAGATGACAGAGTGGTTCCAGGCGGGCTACTTCACCATGACCCTGCTGGTGAAGAGAGGCTGTGACGAGGTCTTCCAGCCCCTGGGTGAGATCATCAAGATGTGGGGCAGGGTGCCCTTCGCCCCCGGTCCAGCACCGCCACCCCTACTG GGTGATGCCGGGGACCAGGAGCGTCTGAAGCGGCAGCAGGAGCTGACGGCCCTCAACCTGTACCAGCTGCAGCAGCTGCAGTACCAGTACCTTTTGAGGCAGCAGTACGCCCAAGCCCTGGCCCAGCAGAAAGCCCAGGCCCTCAGCTCAGCAccacaccagcagcagcagcaacagcagcagcagatcAACCTCCTCCTCCAGCAATACCAGGCCCTCAAGATGAGGTCAGCAGAAAACAC AACATCTGAGTCTCTCTTACCTCCTGTGACTCGGTCCATGTCCGTACCAGAATCCCAGGGTTCTGTGTGGGAAATGCAGAACACCTCTCAGGCCTCCTGCACATCAAACATCCAGCAACCCACACCCAGTG CGTGGGAGGGCAGCAGTGTGTGGGATCTGCCCATAGACTCCATGGCCCAGGCCCCCACCATAGAACAGATGCAAAACCTAGAGAAGAATAAGGCTGCCAAG CTGGAGCTGGAGCGGGGTGAGGCAGAGCTGAGTgccaagagggaggaggaggaacacaaACGCCAGGAGGAGGAGCAGCTAGCACGTCAGAAACAG GAGGAGGCATTGAAGAGGCAGcggaagcagcagcaggaggaggcaCAGCGCCaacagaaagaggaggaagaggaacggCATGCGCAGGAGGAGGCCCTCcgcagactggaggagaggaggagggaggaggaggaggagaggaagcaaAGGGAAGAGTTCCTCCGCAAACAG GAGGAGGAGCGCCGAAAGCAGGAGGAGCTGGAGGCCCTGAGGAGGCATGAGGAAGAGAAGcggcaagaggaggaggaggcagcggCTGCGGTAGCTTTGGTACGGCAACAGCAGGAGGAGGCGAAAAGGAGGGAGCAGGAGGCGGCGAGGCAGCAGGAGCTAGCcagacagaggcagcagcagcaggaggcgcTCCGCCGactacagcagcaacagcagctagCCCAGATGAAG CTGCCGTCTTCCTCTAAGTGGGGCCAGCAGTCAGCAGTCACGGCAGCAGCCATCTCTCAGTCCCAGAACGCGCTGTCGCTCGCTGAGATCCAGAaagtggaagaggagagagaacgacagGCACGAGAGGAG CAGCGGCGCCAGCAGGCGGAGCACCTGAAGCTCCTGCAGCAGCAGGCCCTGCAGGAGGCCCGGAATCCCCAGGCCAAGCTCTCTGGCTGGGGAAGCGTGGCCAAGCAGCCGGCCACGACGAAGTCCCTGCtggagatccagagagaggaggcCCAGCAGGTGAAGCAGAGGAAGGAGCAGGGGGCTGGGGGCCAGCAGCCCAGTCACCCCACAGTCACCCAGCAGAACCGTGCCCAGAACAGAGCT ACCACCGCTCTGAGCCCCTCAGTGTGGGGCTCGGTGGCCACCAGCGGCGGGGCTCCTAACTGGGGCGGTGACAGCAGCATCTGGGGCGACAGCACCAACTCCAACATGGGCTtctgggaggaggaggtggcCCAGGCCCCACCCCCCGCCAGGAAGCCCAACGCTCAGAAGAACAACAAGGGCAACGCCAACCTCAG CAGTCGGGCCAATaagaaggtggaggaggaggagaagctgCTGAAGTTGTTCCAGGGGGTTAATAAGAGACAGCAGGATGGCTTCATGCAGTGGTGTGAGAAGACCCTGCACACCCTCAACACTGCCAACAACCTggatg TCCCGACATTTGCATCCTTCCTGAAGGAGGTGGACAGTCCGTACGAGGTGCACGACTACGTGCGCGCCTACCTGGGGGACACGTCCGAGGCCAAGGAGTTTGCCAAACAGTTCCTGGAGCGCCGTGCCAAGCAGAATGCCAACCAACAGAAAGCGCCCCCGGCCCCGCAGAACCAGCAACCAACACTAAAACAGCAAcagcag GATTCAATGTGGGGTGTAAGCGGGACAGGCTCTCCTCTGTACCAGTCAAACCACACCAGCCTCCAGCAGCAGGCACGCTTTGAGACAGTCAcctcagggaagaagaagaaaaagcagaAGATGGTCCGGGCAGACCCCAGCCTGCTAG GTTTTTCTGTGAACGCGGCGTCTGAGAGGTTGAATATGGGTGAGATCGAGACGGTGGAGGACTTTTAA